From one Euwallacea fornicatus isolate EFF26 chromosome 4, ASM4011564v1, whole genome shotgun sequence genomic stretch:
- the LOC136338676 gene encoding uncharacterized protein, producing MEDTINQVARGVAVVELEDSRLPQKRVSELREELRRRNLRVTGRKHELVTRLKAALLLERDRVSDQEEGAYNDEEDDDEVEDDEDAEAADDVRRTDTGNRHRDARVLNPAFSGQGHHNDEDDDEGTDDERARYTPVTQRRNVSRRVLLTFKDVEGSLEKFSGDGHANIQRWLEDFEEMAELCGWNEIQRIAYCKRLLEGSASMFVKYERCGKTWAKLKRALKDEFEEAVDSLQVHRNLSKRKKKHDETLQQYAYIMLQIAAPANLEARAVIQYIIEGIPDDAVNKAVLYGAKNIKQLKERFGHYEMMKQEMTRSKVKPTERKTGKTGRVESQDKGKVGVPGNVAKRRCFNCGAEDHVSVVCPLREKGKKCFKCSTFGHIAAECPGKPKEVYVVSQLRKERCQQEVTIKDGKTLALVDTGSDLTLMSEGEYQRLGSPPLVTRQLCFEGVGSEVNETMGSFTTSMTAGCDDFAVEFHVVPDTILKHPVILGTDFLDRVELRIRRGETTFLKLDDDDETDVNKIRQPHIFNAINEAKEIDLEHSKEERYKEGIEKMIKEYRPETTRDVGVRAKIILNSDKPITSRPRRLAASERKEMNDLMNAWVAEGVIRPSNSEYASPIVVVRKKDGSIRVCVDYRRLKDCKFHFGAKEIEAFERLRASLINEPVLKIYWVGVDTELHTDASCLGYGMISMQKDESDGKVHPIRYANGKTTDAESRYCSYELEVLAIIKALEKFRAYSLNIPFKIVTDCQAFAATIRKEKLCLRIARWVLLLDDFKYEVVHRLGKDMSPVDALSRNSLPVIMYISEEDGGLVARLRYENNKDEELGQIIQAKAHNEADGFYLSNDLLYENVDRKSLVVVPRSMETRVFRQTHDRGHFGINKTEALVKRQFWFEEDRKELRQETRRQIEKTQEEEAAEDSTRTANQPWGMGLEERMEAVHGESEDDNWGQLSPQDGRM from the coding sequence ATGGAAGATACAATTAACCAGGTCGCAAGAGGTGTCGCCGTAGTAGAACTGGAAGACAGCCGGCTTCCGCAAAAGAGGGTGTCAGAGCTCAGAGAGGAGCTCAGGCGACGAAACCTAAGGGTGACGGGTCGAAAGCATGAATTGGTGACGAGACTAAAAGCAGCGCTTCTACTTGAGCGAGACCGCGTATCCGACCAGGAAGAAGGAGCATACAACGATGAAGAAGACGACGACGAAGTAGAAGACGATGAGGATGCCGAAGCTGCTGATGATGTAAGACGTACAGATACAGGTAATAGGCACAGAGACGCACGTGTCCTGAATCCTGCGTTTAGCGGCCAAGGGCATCACAACGACGAAGACGATGACGAGGGCACCGATGACGAACGCGCCCGGTACACACCAGTGACACAAAGACGGAACGTGTCACGGCGTGTATTATTGACGTTTAAAGACGTAGAAGGATCCCTGGAGAAGTTCAGCGGCGATGGTCACGCAAATATACAACGATGGCTAGAAGATTTTGAGGAGATGGCCGAGCTGTGTGGATGGAACGAGATCCAGAGGATAGCTTATTGCAAGCGGCTGCTGGAAGGATCAGCTAGCATGTTTGTCAAATACGAGCGATGCGGGAAAACTTGGGCAAAGCTAAAGAGAGCACTGAAGGACGAATTTGAAGAGGCCGTGGATAGCCTGCAGGTACATAGGAACCTAAGTAAGAGGAAGAAGAAGCACGACGAAACGCTCCAACAATATGCGTATATAATGCTGCAGATTGCGGCGCCAGCAAATCTTGAGGCGCGGGCGGTCATTCAGTACATAATAGAGGGCATCCCTGATGATGCAGTAAATAAAGCTGTGTTGTACGGCGCTAAAAACATCAAACAGCTAAAAGAAAGGTTTGGGCACTACGAAATGATGAAGCAGGAGATGACGAGGTCCAAGGTAAAACCAACAGAGAGGAAAACTGGCAAAACAGGACGTGTGGAGAGCCAGGACAAGGGGAAAGTTGGAGTTCCGGGAAACGTGGCGAAGAGGCGCTGTTTCAACTGCGGAGCCGAGGACCATGTGAGTGTGGTGTGTCCCTTGagggaaaaagggaaaaaatgctttaagtgTAGCACATTTGGGCATATCGCCGCGGAGTGTCCGGGAAAGCCCAAAGAGGTGTACGTAGTGTCGCAACTTAGAAAGGAACGGTGCCAACAGGAGGTGACAATTAAGGACGGTAAGACTTTAGCGTTAGTAGATACGGGTAGTGACCTAACTCTAATGAGTGAGGGGGAATACCAGAGATTGGGATCACCCCCGTTAGTAACTAGGCAATTATGTTTTGAGGGCGTAGGGTCTGAGGTAAACGAAACAATGGGTTCGTTTACCACTAGCATGACAGCAGGGTGTGATGACTTTGCCGTAGAGTTTCATGTCGTACCCGACACTATTCTTAAGCATCCGGTTATTTTGGGGACAGATTTTTTGGATCGCGTCGAGCTTCGCATTCGACGAGGGGAGACCACTTTTCTAAAGTTGGACGACGATGATGAGACCgatgttaataaaatcagGCAGCCCCATATATTCAACGCTATTAATGAAGCAAAAGAGATTGACTTAGAGCACAGTAAAGAAGAACGCTATAAAGAGGGGATAGAAAAAATGATCAAGGAATACAGACCGGAAACAACGCGAGATGTGGGCGTACGGGctaaaatcattttgaattcCGACAAGCCCATAACCTCGCGACCGCGTAGATTGGCTGCATCAGAACGGAAGGAAATGAATGATCTTATGAACGCATGGGTGGCAGAAGGGGTTATTCGGCCGTCCAATTCTGAATATGCGAGTCCAATTGTCGTGGTCAGGAAAAAAGATGGCTCCATTCGGGTATGTGTGGACTATCGGAGGTTAAAGGATTGTAAGTTTCATTTTGGTGCAAAGGAGATAGAAGCATTCGAAAGATTGAGGGCTTCATTGATTAATGAACCTGTTCTGAAGATATATTGGGTGGGGGTAGACACAGAGCTACATACAGACGCGTCATGTTTGGGTTACGGGATGATCTCAATGCAGAAAGATGAAAGCGACGGCAAAGTTCACCCCATACGTTATGCTAATGGTAAGACGACCGACGCCGAATCCAGGTACTGTAGTTATGAATTAGAAGTGCTGGCCATTATAAAGGCATTAGAGAAATTTAGAGCGTATTCACTAAACATACCATTTAAAATCGTAACTGATTGTCAAGCATTCGCTGCGACAATAAGAAAGGAGAAATTATGCTTAAGAATAGCAAGATGGGTATTGTTGCTAGATGACTTTAAGTATGAAGTAGTTCATAGGCTAGGTAAAGACATGTCGCCTGTAGATGCGCTAAGCAGGAACTCTTTGCCTGTAATTATGTATATTAGTGAAGAAGACGGCGGTTTGGTTGCACGCTTGAGATATGAGAACAACAAAGATGAAGAGTTAGGGCAAATTATTCAGGCAAAAGCGCACAACGAGGCCGACGGCTTCTATTTAAGCAATGACTTATTGTATGAAAATGTGGATAGGAAAAGTTTAGTGGTAGTTCCCAGGAGTATGGAAACGCGAGTGTTTAGGCAGACACACGACCGAGGGCATTTCGGGATTAACAAAACCGAAGCGCTGGTAAAAAGGCAATTTTGGTTCGAGGAAGATCGCAAAGAGCTGCGGCAGGAGACAAGGAGACAGATAGAGAAGACCCAGGAAGAAGAAGCCGCCGAAGATTCAACAAGAACCGCAAACCAGCCATGGGGAATGGGCCTCGAAGAAAGAATGGAAGCTGTTCATGGAGAATCCGAGGATGACAATTGGGGACAATTGTCGCCGCAGGATGGCCGAATGTAG